The genome window GTCAGGCCGGTGCCCTCGCCCTGCGGCCCGATCGCCAGCGCCAGCTTGCCGCCCGGGGTCGCGCAGACCAGCCAGGCCTGCCCGCCGCCCAGCGCGGCGGCCGGCGGCAGCCCGTCCGGCGCGCCGAGCAGACCGACCGGCCCGCCCCGCTGGGTGCCGTCCAGCGAACGCTCGCTCACCTGCTGGACCGTCAGCTGATCGCCCGCCAGCAGCTTGGCGCTGGTCTGGTTGAGCACCGGGTGCAGCGCCCCGCCCAGGTAGAGGTAGCGGGCGCCGGTCTCCTCGACCACCACCAGCGCGCCCGGCTTCTGCCAGCCGGTGCTCACCCCGGGCTTGAACACCCCGATCACCGTGACCACCAGGGCGATCAGCACGCCGAGCGCCAGCCCGCCGACCGCTCCCCGGGTGGTCCGGCCGGTGGGGGTGTCGGGGGCGTCCGGCTCGGACCGCAGCATGCCGGAGGCGAGCCTGCTCAGCACGAACAGGTGCGCCTGCACCTGGTCGCGTCGGGACTGCATCGTGCTACTCCAAGGGATCAGTTCAGTGGGTCTTACATCGCCCGCATTCAGTGGGTCTTACATCGCCCGCATCGCGTGGTACACGCCGCAGACCAGCAGCGCCAGCGGCACCAGGGCCACCGCGCTCAGCGTGTGCAGCAGGTCGGCCAGCCGGCCCCAGTACGGCAGCAGCCGCCGCCCGGGCACCGTCCAGGCCACCACCAGCAGGGCCAGCGCCAGCACCAGCAGCCCGCCGAGCACCAGCAGCCGGGCCTGCGCCGGGTGACCGGGCGTCACCCGGGCCACCAGCAGCGCCCCGCCGGCCACCCCGGGCAGCAGCAGCACCAGCCGCTGCCGGATGCTGCCGATCGCCCGGCTGTGCAGCAGGAGCAGCAGCGAGAGCGCGGCCGCCTGGGCCGGCCCGGCCCAGCCCCCGCCGCTCGCCAGCAGCACCAGGCAGGCCGCGGCGACGGCGCCGACCGCGGTGTAGAGCGCCATCAGGTAGTCGTCGGCGACCAGGCTGCGGGCCAGCACCCGGTCGGCCGGGAACGGCTCGATGCCCTCCTGCAGCTCCTCCGCGTTGCGCGGCAGCGCGGGCAGCCGCAGCCCGGAGAGCCGGAAGGCCAGCGAGGGCACGAAGGCGCCGGCCAGCACGGACAGCACCGACAGCACGGCGGCCACCTGCTCCACCGTCAGCCCGCCGATCAGCAGCCCGCCGGCCACCGCCGCGAGGAGCGCGACCAGCACCGCGCCGAGGAAGGCCGGCGCCCCGGCGCCGACCGCCGCCACCGCCAGCACCGCGGCCCCGGCCGCCGCCGAGCCGGCCGCCAGCACCCGGGCGCCCAGCAGCTCGTGGCCGCCGGGGCCGCTGGGCACCAGCAGCGCGGCGAGCGCGAGGTAGGGCACGGCGGCGCAGCCGAGCGCGATGCCGGCGCCGGTGTCGTTCATCGCCCGGGAGGCGCTGGCCGCGCCGAGCAGCAACAGCAGTGCGGTGGCCGCCGCGCCGACCGCCCGCAGGCCGGCCGGCCCGGGCAGGGCGAGCAGCGCCAGCCCGCCGGCCAGCGCCAGCAGCACCACGGCGACGGCCAGGTGGTGCGTCAGCTCCGGCCGCCAGCTGTCGCCGCGCTCGCGCACGCCGGTGGCCACGCCGTCCACCAGGTCGTCGAAGTGCACGGGCGGCAGCGCGGCCCGGCGCGGGCGCAGGTACAGCGCGTCGCCGTCGCGCAGCTCCAGGCCGTCGGGGGTCTGCTCCTCGTCCAGCGCCTCCCCGCCGAGCCGCTGGAGCACCCAGCCGCCGTGCTCCAGGCCCTGCTCGGCGAGGTCGTCGCCGGCGTGCGCGAGCACGGCGGGCAGCAGGTCGGCGAGCGGCACGTCGGCGGGCACGGCCAGCTCGAAGGCCGCCCCGGGGGCGTGGAACCTGAGCCGGCACAGGCCGGCCACGGAGCTGTTGTTCACGCCTGGCTCTACGGCGCGCGGGGCCTGCCGAGTTCACGGTGAACCCGGCGAGCCCGGCGGCCCGTAACAGCCGGTGGACGAGTGCACGAAACGAGGAGCCGTCAGGTGAGCGTGGTCCTGGTCAACCGAACGGCGCGCCGCCCCGGGCCGCAGATGCCGGACGGCGAGATCCAGCTGCAGGAGCCGCCCACCCTGCCGGAGTCGCCGAGCGGCATGGCGAGCATGGTGCAGATGGCCCCGATGGCGCTCGGCTCGCTCTCCATGGTCTTCATGTTCCTGCGCCCCGGCGGCGAGGGCGGCGGCGCGCTCACCTACGTGGCGATCGGCATGATGGCGCTGTCCGCGGTCGGCATGCTGGTCACCCAGCTGATCCGGGGCACCAGCGACCGCAAGCAGCAGCTGCGCGCCGAACGCCGCGACTACCTGCGCTACCTGTCCCAGATGCGCCGTCAGGTGCGCCGCTCGGTGCACGAGCAGCAGGAGGCGCTGGCCTGGCGGCACCCGGCACCGGCGGAGCTGGCCTCGCTGGTCGGCACCACCCGGCTGTGGGAGCGGCGGGCCCCGCACCCGGACTTCAGCGACGTGCGGATCGGCACCGGCCCGCAGCGCCTGGCGGTCCGGCTGGCCCCGCTGGCCACCAAGCCGGTGGAGGACCTGGAGCCGCTGTGCGCGCACGCGCTGCGCCGGTTCATCCACGCCTACGGCACCCTGGACGACCAGCCGGTGGCGATCCACCTGCGCGGCTTCGCCCAGCTGCTGCTGCGCTCGGACGACCCGGCGGCGGCCCGCGCCCTCGCCCGCGCGGTGCTCGGCTCGCTGGCCGTGGTGCACGGGCCGGACGAGCTGCGGATCGCCGTGGTGGCCGGCGCCGAGCAGCGCCCGCACTGGGAGTGGGCCAAGTGGTTGCCGCACGCCCTGCACCCGACCGAGAGCGACGGCGCCGGGCCGGTCCGGCTGGTGGCGGCCACCCTGGGCGAGGCCGAGCAGCTGCTCGGCGAGGAGTTCACCGGCCGCCCGGCCTGGGAGCCGGACGCGGTGCCCAGCCGGGACGAGCCGTTCACCGTGCTGGTGCTGGACGGCGCGGGCAACCACGGCGCCGGGCGGGCCGCGCTGGCCGGCTACCGCAACGCCGTGGTGCTGGACCTGGCCGACTCGCTGGAGTGGAAGCCGGCCCGCACCACGCTGCGGCTGCGGATCGCCGAGGGCCGGCTCGCCATGGTCGGCGCCGACCGCAACCGCAAGGACACCGTGACCGAGCTGGGCCGCCCCGACGCGCTCGGCCTGCGGGCCGCCGCCCGGCTGGCCGCCGCGCTGGCCCGCTACCGGATCGGCGACGCGGTGGAGGCCGGCGAGCCGCTGGCCACCGACTTCGACCTGACGGCGCTGCTCGGCATCCCGGACCTGAACAAGCTGGAGGTGGAGCGGCTCTGGGAGCGGCGCGGCATCCCG of Kitasatospora viridis contains these proteins:
- the eccD gene encoding type VII secretion integral membrane protein EccD produces the protein MNNSSVAGLCRLRFHAPGAAFELAVPADVPLADLLPAVLAHAGDDLAEQGLEHGGWVLQRLGGEALDEEQTPDGLELRDGDALYLRPRRAALPPVHFDDLVDGVATGVRERGDSWRPELTHHLAVAVVLLALAGGLALLALPGPAGLRAVGAAATALLLLLGAASASRAMNDTGAGIALGCAAVPYLALAALLVPSGPGGHELLGARVLAAGSAAAGAAVLAVAAVGAGAPAFLGAVLVALLAAVAGGLLIGGLTVEQVAAVLSVLSVLAGAFVPSLAFRLSGLRLPALPRNAEELQEGIEPFPADRVLARSLVADDYLMALYTAVGAVAAACLVLLASGGGWAGPAQAAALSLLLLLHSRAIGSIRQRLVLLLPGVAGGALLVARVTPGHPAQARLLVLGGLLVLALALLVVAWTVPGRRLLPYWGRLADLLHTLSAVALVPLALLVCGVYHAMRAM